One part of the Hippoglossus hippoglossus isolate fHipHip1 chromosome 11, fHipHip1.pri, whole genome shotgun sequence genome encodes these proteins:
- the LOC117771061 gene encoding secretagogin-like, translating into MDLDRLDASGFSHIWTLLDVDDHGYIEATQLDDFFRRVLEKRGKKREEITEHNIRRLRERFMSAYDVSAVGRLQIQELAAMMLPEEEKFLLLFHRETPLDNSVEFMRIWRNYDTDSSGFISAAELKGFLQDLFLQHRKSIPAEKLEEYTVSMMKMFDKNQDGRLDLNDLARILALKENFLLKFKMDACSQEDRKRDFEKIFAHYDVSKTGALEGPEVDGFVKDMMELAKPSISGTDLDQFRKAVLGHCDINGDGKIQKNELALCLGLKLS; encoded by the exons ATGGACCTGGACCGGCTGGACGCCTCAGGGTTTTCACACATCTGGACACTTCTGGACGTGGACG ATCACGGTTACATCGAAGCGACGCAGCTCGACGACTTCTTCCGTCGCGTGTTGGAGAAACGGGGAAAgaag agagaagagatcACTGAGCACAACATCAGGCGACTGAGAGAAAGGTTCATGTCGGCTTATGACGTCTCAGCTGTCGGACGTCTGCAGATCCAAGAG CTCGCAGCCATGATGCTGCCGGAGGAAGAAAAGTTCCTGCTCCTGTTTCACAGAGAGACGCCGCTGGACAACAGCGTGGAGTTCATGAgg ATCTGGAGAAACTACGACACCGACAGCAGCGGCTTCATCTCAGCCGCCGAGCTCAAG GGCTTCCTTCAGGACCTGTTCCTCCAACACAGGAAGTCCATCCCCGCTGAGAAGCTGGAGGAGTACACTGTCTCCATG ATGAAGATGTTTGATAAAAACCAGGACGGAAGATTGGATCTGAACGACCTGGCCAG AATTTTGGCTCTGAAAGAAAACTTCTTACTGAAGTTTAAGATGGAC GCCTGCAGTCAGGAGGACAGGAAGCGGGACTTTGAGAAGATATTCGCTCACTACGACGTC agtaaGACGGGTGCGTTGGAGGGTCCTGAGGTCGATGGATTTGTCAAAGACATGATGGAGCTGGCGAAG CCCAGCATCAGTGGCACAGACCTGGACCAGTTCAGGAAAGCTGTGCTCGGCCACTGTGACATCAACGGAGACGGAAAGATCCAGAAGAACGAGCTGGCTCTCTGCCTCGGCCTGAAGCTCAGCTAA